From Echinicola soli, a single genomic window includes:
- a CDS encoding alpha-d-galacturonidase — protein sequence MKLLTPILLLLLIVACQQQKEQITILISENASNRTNFGAEKLIKTLEASGAYTVQLEKLGSADSKGKTIVIGEQNDPALTQWKQEYSWNAPQEELAEKEAFQISNADGNVLLVEGVDPSGTLYGADELGDQLKETGEIDFQQQLTDGPEMVLRGACIGLQKTSYLPGRGVYEYPYTPENFPWFYDKEHWIDYLDMLVENRMNSLYLWNGHPFASLVRLEDYPFAVEVDDETFKKNEEMFRFITEEADKRGIWVIQMFYNIIVSKPFAEHYGIETQDRSRPIIPYIADYTQKSIAAFIEKYPNVGLLVALGEAMSGEENDVQWFTETIIPGVKDGLQALGRTDEPPIILRAHDTNAPLVMEKALPLYKNLYTTHKYNGESLTTYEPRGPWTEIHRSLSSKGNIHISNVHILANLEPFRYGSPDFIQKSIQAMHDTHGANALHLYPQASYWDWPYTADKTKSGERLLQIDRDWMWYKAWGRYAWDGRRDREEEIAYWSEVLGEEYDGGKEAGRQILTAYEETGEIAPKLLRKFGITEGNRQTLLLGMFGSQLVNPYKWRVYPGFHSSCGPLGEILIEYAEKEQNGTPHEGEIPPQLIEEVVAHGRKAVEAIDAAAPSVKANEEEFARLRNDVHSYNVFAQFFSEKVKAAMEVLEFKYSGDVADLEEALPHLEKSVAHFRDLVELTKDAYLYANSMQTSMRRIPIGGDEGNNKHWTELLPHYEKELASFKRNIALLKNSEDGQRPDMNVAPWKTVDVDLGLDAARFSVNESQKVFTDDPGKIIQLADELKNLKGWMLSSEKLDEEGITLEFSNDQPIKLVLGYFNTGDKHFLTPPTLETNAMGNMRGEAEVQLANALQIEGLPPVNVHTYEFEAGENTLTLEDGKVLFLGAIDAGQEITSRDVGLIDDEQKVAVDWVFY from the coding sequence AAATGCATCTAATAGGACGAATTTTGGAGCCGAAAAGCTGATCAAGACACTGGAAGCTTCTGGCGCCTACACCGTACAGCTGGAGAAGCTTGGTAGTGCTGATTCCAAAGGGAAAACCATTGTCATCGGTGAACAGAATGATCCTGCTCTGACTCAGTGGAAGCAGGAGTACTCGTGGAATGCTCCTCAAGAAGAACTTGCTGAAAAAGAGGCTTTTCAGATCAGTAATGCAGATGGGAATGTCCTTCTGGTAGAAGGGGTAGATCCTTCTGGGACGCTGTATGGTGCCGATGAGCTGGGCGATCAGCTTAAGGAGACAGGTGAAATTGATTTTCAGCAACAGCTTACGGATGGACCGGAGATGGTGCTTCGCGGAGCTTGTATCGGTTTACAAAAGACTTCCTATTTACCAGGAAGGGGTGTGTATGAATATCCGTACACACCGGAAAATTTCCCTTGGTTTTATGATAAGGAGCATTGGATAGATTATTTGGACATGCTGGTGGAAAACCGCATGAACTCTCTCTACCTATGGAATGGTCATCCTTTCGCCTCACTGGTGAGGTTGGAGGATTATCCATTTGCCGTGGAAGTGGATGACGAAACCTTCAAGAAAAACGAGGAAATGTTTCGTTTTATCACGGAGGAAGCTGATAAGCGTGGGATTTGGGTGATCCAGATGTTTTATAACATCATCGTGTCCAAGCCTTTTGCAGAACACTATGGCATCGAGACCCAGGACCGCAGTCGCCCGATCATTCCGTATATTGCAGATTACACCCAGAAGTCCATTGCCGCTTTTATTGAAAAATACCCCAATGTAGGCCTTTTGGTCGCCTTAGGGGAAGCCATGTCAGGAGAAGAAAACGATGTGCAATGGTTTACTGAAACGATCATCCCCGGCGTAAAGGATGGGTTGCAGGCATTGGGACGGACCGATGAGCCACCGATCATTTTGAGGGCCCACGATACCAATGCCCCTTTGGTGATGGAGAAGGCATTGCCGCTTTACAAAAATCTTTATACCACCCATAAGTACAACGGTGAATCCCTGACGACTTACGAGCCAAGGGGCCCCTGGACCGAAATCCACCGTAGCCTCAGTTCAAAAGGTAATATTCATATTTCAAACGTGCACATTTTGGCTAATTTGGAACCATTCCGTTACGGTTCACCGGATTTTATCCAAAAAAGTATTCAGGCCATGCACGATACCCATGGCGCCAATGCGCTCCACCTCTATCCGCAGGCCTCCTATTGGGACTGGCCTTATACGGCGGATAAGACCAAAAGCGGGGAGCGCTTGCTACAGATTGACAGAGATTGGATGTGGTATAAGGCTTGGGGACGCTATGCCTGGGACGGCAGGAGAGACCGGGAAGAGGAAATTGCCTATTGGAGTGAAGTGCTTGGAGAAGAGTATGATGGCGGTAAAGAGGCCGGTCGCCAGATCTTGACCGCCTATGAAGAAACGGGTGAAATAGCACCTAAGTTATTAAGGAAATTTGGCATTACCGAAGGCAACCGCCAGACCTTGCTGTTGGGGATGTTTGGCAGCCAGTTGGTCAATCCGTACAAATGGCGTGTCTATCCCGGCTTCCATTCTTCCTGTGGGCCATTGGGAGAAATCCTGATCGAATACGCCGAAAAGGAGCAAAACGGAACGCCACATGAAGGAGAGATCCCGCCGCAGCTCATAGAGGAAGTGGTAGCGCACGGTCGCAAGGCGGTGGAGGCCATTGACGCTGCTGCTCCTTCTGTAAAAGCCAATGAAGAGGAATTTGCGCGGTTGCGGAATGATGTCCATAGCTATAACGTGTTTGCCCAATTTTTCTCCGAAAAGGTAAAGGCCGCCATGGAGGTATTGGAGTTTAAGTATTCCGGCGATGTAGCAGATCTGGAAGAGGCTTTGCCCCACTTGGAGAAAAGTGTAGCCCATTTCAGGGACTTGGTGGAGCTGACGAAAGATGCCTACCTCTATGCCAATAGCATGCAAACATCCATGCGGAGGATTCCGATAGGAGGAGATGAAGGCAACAACAAACACTGGACTGAGCTGCTTCCGCACTATGAAAAAGAGTTGGCCAGTTTCAAGAGAAATATTGCTTTACTGAAGAACTCCGAGGACGGACAGCGGCCGGACATGAATGTGGCTCCATGGAAAACAGTGGATGTGGACTTAGGCTTGGATGCTGCCCGGTTTTCGGTGAACGAAAGCCAGAAGGTGTTTACAGACGATCCTGGCAAAATCATTCAGCTGGCCGATGAACTCAAAAACCTCAAGGGATGGATGCTGTCTTCAGAAAAACTGGACGAAGAAGGTATCACCCTGGAGTTCAGCAATGATCAGCCGATAAAATTGGTATTGGGGTATTTCAACACTGGAGACAAACACTTTTTGACACCGCCGACACTGGAAACCAATGCCATGGGCAATATGCGCGGAGAAGCGGAAGTCCAGCTGGCCAATGCCCTGCAAATTGAAGGTTTGCCACCAGTGAATGTCCATACTTATGAATTTGAAGCAGGTGAAAATACATTGACCCTGGAAGATGGGAAAGTGCTTTTTCTAGGGGCGATCGATGCCGGTCAGGAAATTACTTCAAGGGATGTAGGGCTGATAGATGATGAGCAGAAAGTGGCAGTGGACTGGGTATTTTATTAG